From Virgibacillus ihumii, the proteins below share one genomic window:
- a CDS encoding thiamine pyrophosphate-dependent dehydrogenase E1 component subunit alpha — MTKDVTLVPDVRQDNLVDLYKQMWTIRFFDEKVDEFFAKGMIHGTTHLAVGQEASAAGACALLTNEDKITSTHRGHGHCIAKGATADKMMAELFGRTTGYCKGKGGSMHIADIDIGNLGANGIVAGGIPLAVGSALTAHMKKKNYVTVCFFGDGATNEGSFHEAVNLASVWNLPVIFVCENNLYGMSGNVNEMTNVKNIADRAQAYGIPGVVADGNDIVDMMNKSNEAIERARGGEGPTLIEAKTYRWKGHSKSDAKKYRTREEEKEWKAKDPIKRFKNVLVEAGILTEEQAEEIRKDAKQEIEEAVEFAQNSPMPTEDDLLTDVYA, encoded by the coding sequence TTGACAAAAGATGTGACGCTCGTCCCTGATGTTCGTCAGGACAATTTAGTAGATTTATATAAACAAATGTGGACAATCCGGTTTTTTGATGAAAAGGTGGATGAATTTTTTGCAAAAGGAATGATTCATGGTACAACGCACTTAGCAGTCGGCCAGGAAGCAAGTGCAGCCGGAGCATGTGCTTTACTTACCAATGAAGATAAGATTACTAGTACACACCGAGGGCATGGTCACTGTATTGCCAAAGGTGCAACTGCGGACAAAATGATGGCAGAGTTATTTGGCAGAACAACTGGCTACTGCAAGGGTAAAGGCGGATCTATGCATATTGCCGATATTGACATCGGTAACTTGGGTGCAAATGGTATCGTTGCTGGCGGCATCCCACTGGCAGTCGGTTCAGCGTTAACAGCTCATATGAAAAAGAAAAACTATGTAACGGTATGCTTCTTCGGTGATGGTGCCACAAACGAAGGAAGTTTCCATGAAGCGGTTAACTTGGCTTCTGTCTGGAATCTGCCAGTTATTTTTGTTTGTGAAAACAACCTGTACGGTATGTCTGGCAACGTGAACGAGATGACCAACGTTAAGAATATTGCTGATCGTGCACAGGCATATGGCATTCCTGGAGTTGTAGCTGACGGTAATGACATTGTTGACATGATGAACAAATCAAACGAAGCGATTGAACGTGCCCGTGGCGGTGAAGGTCCAACATTGATTGAAGCCAAAACCTACCGTTGGAAAGGTCATTCAAAAAGTGATGCGAAAAAATATCGTACACGTGAAGAAGAAAAAGAATGGAAAGCAAAAGATCCAATCAAACGATTCAAAAATGTACTTGTAGAAGCAGGCATCTTAACAGAAGAACAAGCTGAAGAAATTCGAAAAGATGCGAAACAGGAAATTGAAGAAGCAGTCGAATTTGCTCAAAACAGTCCGATGCCGACAGAAGATGACTTACTGACAGATGTTTACGCATAG